In Marisediminicola antarctica, one DNA window encodes the following:
- a CDS encoding DUF3618 domain-containing protein, with the protein MTDSRSTSDIQSKVAQTRAQLESTLDEIEDKLNVPKQVGVFARKAQASYEDNPVPWVAGVTAAVAIVGGLVAWAVLSRD; encoded by the coding sequence GTGACAGATTCCAGAAGCACCTCCGACATCCAGAGCAAGGTCGCCCAGACGCGCGCCCAGCTCGAGAGCACGCTCGACGAGATCGAGGACAAGCTCAACGTGCCCAAGCAGGTGGGGGTCTTCGCGCGGAAGGCCCAGGCCAGCTACGAGGACAACCCCGTGCCGTGGGTAGCGGGAGTCACCGCCGCAGTCGCGATCGTCGGCGGACTCGTCGCGTGGGCGGTGCTGTCGCGCGACTGA
- the hemQ gene encoding hydrogen peroxide-dependent heme synthase, with protein MTNSADAPQPDITLGYTLWAVFRRADTATRLPEADEEALVGKLDTAVAKVEATGVTVRGFYDVSSIRADADLMIWLHGPNPEDIQAALRILRRTSLLYHLHPVWNAMGVHRDAEFTSNHLPAFMKGKEPETWLTVYPFVRSYEWYLLPEDERRAMLGDHGRKGSQYPQVLANTVASFALGDYEWILALEAPDLVDLVDLMRHLRQTEARMHVREEVPFYTGRRIPTSALPEVLA; from the coding sequence ATGACTAACAGCGCTGATGCGCCACAACCAGACATCACTCTCGGCTACACCCTCTGGGCGGTATTTCGCCGCGCCGATACCGCGACGAGGCTCCCGGAGGCCGACGAGGAGGCCCTCGTCGGCAAGCTCGACACCGCCGTCGCCAAGGTCGAGGCGACCGGCGTCACCGTGCGCGGGTTCTACGACGTGTCGTCGATCCGCGCCGATGCCGACCTCATGATCTGGCTGCACGGGCCGAACCCCGAAGACATTCAGGCCGCGCTGCGCATCCTCCGCCGCACCTCACTCCTGTACCACCTGCACCCGGTGTGGAACGCGATGGGCGTGCACCGCGACGCGGAGTTCACGTCGAACCACCTCCCCGCCTTCATGAAGGGCAAGGAGCCGGAAACCTGGCTCACCGTGTATCCGTTCGTGCGCTCGTACGAGTGGTATCTCCTTCCCGAGGACGAGCGTCGGGCGATGCTGGGCGACCACGGTCGAAAGGGCAGCCAGTACCCGCAGGTGCTCGCGAACACCGTCGCGTCCTTCGCCCTCGGCGACTACGAATGGATCCTCGCCCTCGAGGCGCCGGACCTCGTCGACCTCGTCGACCTCATGCGCCACCTGCGCCAGACGGAGGCACGGATGCACGTGCGAGAGGAGGTCCCGTTCTATACGGGCCGCCGCATTCCGACCAGCGCACTCCCGGAGGTGCTCGCATGA
- a CDS encoding ferrochelatase: protein MSVAEQTGPAEQTGPAEQTEQFVRAATPAAASGPEHVTEPTAYDAILLASFGGPEGQDDVIPFLRNVTRGRGIPDERLEEVAHHYRHFGGVSPINDQNRELKAALEAELARRGIDLPVLWGNRNWDPYLREALVEANERGFTKLIAIGTSAYSSYSSCRQYREDYAQALADTGLDGVIEIDKVRQFFDHPGFVTPFIEALAGGLAKVDAAGIPLEQTHVLFTTHSIPSTDAAKSGPASRGFGEGGAYAAQHLAVAEVVITAQEAEAPLNWSLVYQSRSGPPTQPWLEPDINDAIDDLAAAGIQAVVIVPLGFVSDHMEVKWDLDTEAMETSAKHGILAVRVPTPGVHAAYVSGLIDLVIERRDALPVEQRPSLTALGPWYDVCRPGCCENVRLGFKPTVAGLQP from the coding sequence ATGAGCGTCGCCGAGCAGACTGGGCCGGCCGAGCAGACTGGGCCGGCCGAGCAGACTGAACAGTTCGTTCGCGCCGCGACCCCCGCCGCAGCATCCGGCCCCGAGCATGTCACCGAGCCCACCGCGTACGACGCGATCCTGCTGGCGAGCTTCGGCGGTCCCGAGGGACAGGACGACGTGATCCCGTTCCTGCGCAACGTCACGCGCGGCCGCGGGATCCCCGACGAGCGACTCGAAGAGGTCGCCCACCACTACCGTCATTTCGGCGGGGTCAGCCCGATCAACGACCAGAACCGCGAGCTCAAGGCCGCCCTTGAGGCCGAGCTTGCGCGTCGCGGCATCGACCTTCCCGTGCTGTGGGGCAACCGCAACTGGGACCCCTACCTGCGCGAGGCGCTCGTCGAGGCGAATGAGCGCGGCTTCACCAAGCTCATCGCGATCGGCACGAGCGCCTACAGCTCCTACTCGAGCTGCCGGCAGTATCGCGAGGACTACGCGCAGGCGCTCGCCGACACCGGGCTCGACGGCGTCATCGAGATTGACAAGGTGCGCCAGTTCTTCGACCACCCCGGCTTCGTCACGCCCTTCATCGAGGCGCTCGCGGGCGGACTCGCCAAGGTCGACGCCGCGGGAATCCCTCTGGAGCAGACTCACGTGCTCTTCACGACCCACTCGATCCCGTCGACGGATGCCGCGAAGAGCGGCCCGGCCAGTCGCGGCTTCGGCGAGGGTGGCGCCTATGCGGCCCAGCACCTCGCGGTCGCCGAGGTCGTCATCACGGCCCAGGAGGCGGAGGCTCCCCTGAACTGGTCGCTTGTCTACCAGTCCCGCTCCGGCCCGCCCACCCAGCCGTGGCTCGAGCCCGACATCAACGACGCCATCGACGACCTTGCCGCCGCCGGCATCCAGGCCGTCGTCATCGTGCCGCTCGGCTTCGTGAGCGACCACATGGAGGTGAAGTGGGATCTCGACACCGAGGCCATGGAGACCTCGGCGAAGCACGGCATCCTGGCGGTGCGCGTACCGACCCCCGGGGTGCACGCGGCGTATGTCAGCGGCCTCATCGACCTTGTGATCGAGCGGCGCGACGCGCTGCCCGTCGAGCAGCGCCCCTCGCTCACCGCCCTCGGGCCTTGGTACGACGTGTGCCGTCCCGGATGCTGCGAGAACGTGCGGCTCGGATTCAAACCGACCGTCGCGGGGCTGCAGCCGTGA